Genomic segment of Aquila chrysaetos chrysaetos chromosome 16, bAquChr1.4, whole genome shotgun sequence:
TGAAATGTGCAGTAAATCTGATCCTCTTCAAGCAGGTGGGCAAAACCTTGCCAAGCCCAAGAAGCCATTGATACTTGAATGTTAAAGGCTACAAACTCCTAAAGCAAGAGCAGTTTTTGCTGGTGGAACTTCTTCCTTAGGAACCGAGGGGTGTTTGAGGAACCTGAGATTGCCTGCTGCAGGCATTTTCCGTGATATGACATGGtttctgtttctccctctctcctccatcACAAGAGCAGATAAAGTCTATGTAGACTCAAGGCTCTTGGGTATTTTTGGAAGTTTTGCTAGTTATTTTGTAGTTGCAGAGAAGTTTATATGGGGCTTAAGGAACAGAGTGCAGAGGGAGTAGAGCAGAACCTCATCCTGAaacaggcaggagctgctggcagcaaggTGTTCTTTGGCTGGGTCTGGCAGATGAATGGAAATGGGGAGAGCACATTGCTGCTTGCAGTTCTGCTGACTTTTGCCATTGAGTGAGACTTCCCAAATAGTTTTCTGATGTGCAAGGGAGCCGTTAACACAACTGGAGTCTGGGATGTCTCAGATTCCTTTGCAAACTAATGCTGTAAATATAGCCATAAAGTGCCCTACATACCTGCATTCCTTGGCTGAGTCAGTGCACTGATCTGGGTGAGCTCCATCTGCTGTCACTTGAGGGCTGgtgctgtttctctctctccaaagCAGCAGGATGCACAGACGTCTCCCAGCCTGCTTGTTTCTGGCTGCTCTCCCGTCTTACCTTTGCTGCAGGAAGGACAAACTAGAGGCTTGCAACCTGGTTATTTCTGGCACGGTGTTCTAATAGAAAAGCAGCAGACGTTGCTTGGTCCAAGGCTCTGAGTGCTTTGCCATGCTTATTCCACACTGGTGAAGGGTATCCGGAAAATGCCCAGTTAAACTTAGtggcttttgtggtttttattttcagctgaacttTCTCAAGCAATGAACAGTGGTACAGGCTTGTCCAagccttcccctcctctcccgcCGAAGAGAGGTCTCCTGCCTAACACCACGTCAGAGGCAGCTATCACTTCCAAGCCCCCGAATGACAGGACAGTGACAGCTAACCGTCCCACACTGATACCGATGCACATGACCTCTGCTTACCCACCACCCTCGCCTTCGCCGCCGCTGCCCACGCACATACCCCCTGAACCTCCGCGCATGCCCTTGCCTGCTTCCACCCCTGTCTTGGACCCTCCGCGCTCCCTGGACCTACCCAAAGAGACTCCACCTCCTGAAGACTTCAGGTCCTTGGAAGTGTCAAAGAGGACAGCAGAGCAAGGGTTTAGCGAACCTCACGTGCTGCCTCGCCTGCCCCAGATCCCATTGCACATCCGTATCCAGCAGGCTCTGGCCAGTCCTCTGCCTGTCACCCCGCCTGCCGATGGGTCACACAGGGCTCACTCGCTGCTCTTCGAGAATGATGGCTTTGGAGAAGACAATGGCACCCTGGGCAGGACGAGGTCCCTGCCCGTCACCATCGAGATGCTGAAAGTGTGAGTACCTCCTGTACATGCGTGCAGTAAACACCTAGCAGTGGCATGGGTCACACTGGGCTCTGACGTGTTGGTGGTGTACTCCCTGCCTCTGCGAGGCTGTGGTGGTGAGgagggctgtgggcagggctAGTTTCTTTGCTGGTTTTTGCAACAGCCTAGAAACCATTTTGCCTGTTGGCTGAATCTGTGTTTCAGCCTCTTAGGAGGGGGCACGTGCATCTTCCCCATGAAATTAACCCTGGTTCTGGGATTTTATTGCTCACAAAGGGAAGTGGGTTGCAGACTACAAGCACAGGCTGATGCCAGGAATCCAGGCCTGGCCTGTCTTTAATTGCACCAAGACAAAACAAGGTCCTGGATTTCTTCCATTTGTGCCCTTCCTTAGCcattcattttgcaaaacagaagtgAGAAGAAGTCTGTCTTGTATTATAACAGAGTTGAACCTGCAAGTCCCAAAATAGGGGGCTGAGAGGGCTGTTTGGTTCTGCAAAGAACCTGCCTCTGGCATTTCCTCTGCCAGAGCTCCCTGTGCTTTGGAGAGAGGGGACGGTGCAGGATTGCATTTCTGGTTCCTGCACTACCCGTAGACCTGCCTTCTATGGGTTGAGGAGACCTAACAAGGTGTTGATCTCAGGGGTATTCCCCAGCCCCTGTGGCATGTGTCGAGATGTAATAGTGTGCTTCTCGTTAGTCCAGAcgatgaggaagaggaagaagatgaccaggaagaggagcagaattCAGGCCCTCGTGTGTATATTGGAGATGTGCCATCTGTCACCGTCATCCCAAAACTGGTACCCCAGGTCCTgccagaggagcaggaaggagatGAAGGGATGAGCGACTCTGACTCGGAGGGGCCCATCCTGTACAGAGATgatgaggatgaggaagaagatGAAAGCCATAACAGTAAGGCTTTGACATTgcagctggcttttttttctctgctgaactCATGGCTGGCTGTATTGAGATCTGGATCAAAGAGCTGGTTCACACAGTGCTTCAAAGCAGCTGGTTCTTGGTTTCATGATGTACCACATGTCCTCTTCCTCGCTTTTTCAAAGGCTCTACAGCCAAACCTGTATGCTCATCTGCTGAGATGCACCCCCTCCAGTTGCAGATGGCTCCTGCAACAGCTTGTGCTGTCTCACCCCTTCAGGTGGGATAGCATTAGGTGAGCATGTGGGCATCACGCAGGAATGCTGGCTGTTGCTGTAGTGACTAGCTCTGGCTAGCTCTGGAGCTGTAGTGCAGAGCTTGGAAAGCAAGCCCCAGGGGAGAGCACAACTGCCAGGGGCACGTGGCTCATATCGCAGTGCTCAGGCACTGCAGTCTTCAGTCGCATCCCGTTGCTCTTCCTCCCCACAGGCACGCTGGCTAACAAAGTGAAGAGGAAAGACACGCTAGCTATAAAGCTGGGGAACACAACTGCACCGCAGGAGGAGAAGATTGTCTTTCCTCGGAAGAGCAAGGAGGAGTGGAATGAAATTCGGCACCAGATTGGGACAACGCTGATCAGGTACGAAGAATGGAGGAGGGTCTTACGTTTGAGCCATTGGCACAGCGTGTGAGGGTGGGATTGGACAAAGCGCTTGCCTTGGCTAAGCAGCCTGTGCTGGATATGATGGGTGGTTGGGCACTGCTGCTGGGTCAGGGCTGGGAGGCTAAgtgttgcttttcctcctcGGTTATAAAAGTTGGAAGTTCCTCCTGGAGTTGAGCAGTATCCCCTGACAGGCCCGTTTCCAGAGACTGAATGGACTGGGATGGGAAAATCTCAGGGACTACAGAAACGTTACTGCTGTAAAATACAGATGGCGTATAAAGATGTGGATAGGTGCAGGCTGAGTGCAGGTGCATTAGGTGATGGATtaagctggggctgctgctagTCCAGGCTCTGCTATCTGCTTGAGCTTTCTGCAAAGTTGTCTGTGAGCTTTTGAGAGGCCGTGGCACTTTCCTAACCTCTGCCTGTGGGTGAACAGCTGTTGGAGTGGAGGAGAGtgcaaaacagagcagcagtgaTCTCCCTCCATTAGTGAATGAGGGGTTTCAAAGAGGCTTTCCAGTGTACTGAAACCAAGCAGTTGTATTCTTCATTGCCTGCTGATGAATGACCAGATAAAACTTTACGCACTTGTCATGCTTTTCTTTAGGCGACTGAGTCAGAGACCGACAGCAGAAGAACTGGAGCAGAGGAACATACTTCAACGTGAGTAATGCTTCTCTAGTGGTCCTAAGTAATAAAGTTTGCCTTTAACATCTTAGTCCAGGCATACCTGGAATCTGCTTGGAGTGTAGTGATGGAGGACTGTGCTTTGGTTATATTGCTGTAGTAAAGCAGTTCCACTGTTTTTTCCCAGTACTTTGTTACCATCAGAAACCGGCTCTGGATAAAATCGGACCTTAGCAGTGGTACCAAGCAATACAGTTCAAAGCATCATATTATAGAAAGGCTACTTGTCCCCTGCCTGACACCTCAGGGAAAAGTATGTGAACTGGTGAAGACTCTGATGTTACACAGCAAGGACTGTTAaaggtgtttttgtttgggCTGGACTTTTATTTGTGGTCCAGACATTACAGCATTGTATTGCATGatccaaaaagcagcagttcatGGCTCAGTCAATGGTGTTTCTCTTGGCCATACCTTGCTCtgcaaaagttttaaataaacatcTTGAGGAAAGGGAAATGTCAGTTCAGgaagtttccatttaaaatatttatctgtgcTGTTACTCTCTTTAAACTATTTGTATAATAGCTTTGGGGAGGAGCAATCTGCAAAGTGGAGTTGGACTGCACTCTTTGCCTGTAATAAGTGCAGACATGCTACAGTGAGCTTTCAGATATGTGGATAATCTGATATAGCTCGATCCTCTCCTTTGTTCAGGTCCAGAAAGCACTTTTCAAAGCCTGTGATGCTTacaggaaaaattttttttttcccttggcagCGAAAAATGAAGCTGACCGTCAAGCTGAGAAGCGAGAGATCAAACGCAGGCTCACCAGAAAGGTACTGCTGGCCTCCGTGCTGTGATCGCCATCTGGCAGAGCTGTCGGGGATGGTGGTGGCTATGAGCATTTCGTAGGTACCTTGCTGTGGGTGAAGTCACGGGGCTATTGTGTAAGTGTCCCCAGTGCCCTCTGACTGCAGTGACTTTGGAACGTGGACTCTCATCAACAGTGAGCCGTTGGCACTGCAGCCACATTTGTCAGTGATAGATCTGAGCTGGCATCAAGCATAACAAGCTAGATGAGAACTAAATTTGGCACCTGGCACTTGAAAGGTTTGCTGGTGCTGGCCTGGCTGCTTTAACACAGTACTTCAGTGGCCACGACTTTCGCACCAGGCTCCCTAAAACCTATTTCTAAAGTAACAGCAGTGTGGGAGAAGCTGAGCAGAGCAACAGCTGCTTTTAGCTATTATGTCCAAGTTACCTGTGGTTGTTACTCATGGCTGGGAAAAACTTCCTAAGGGCCTGTGGGTCTGAAATGTGAGGGTTGCCATTGCTGAAGCCGGGAACGGGCTTGCTTGGTTTAGGGGTGTCACACAGGGCTCACCCTTGTAATGGCTGTTCCCAAACCCCTCAGTGTCTTCCTTCTCCTTGGCAATGTGGCCTTGGTTCTGCCCTAGCCTGGCCTTGTGATCCAAACAAGATTACACTGTCTGTAAGAGGGTTTGCCTAGTCCCTTGCAGGCTGCAAGCAGGACGTAGTAGTATCTGTGGTTCAGGCCCAATGAGGGAActggttttagttttgcttgGGATGCTTAGTCCTGGACTGCTTTGTGGACAAGGCACAAACTAACTTTCTTTGTTCTTGCTGGTGTTCAGCTTAGCCAAAGGCCTacagtggcagagctgcaggccaGGAAGATCCTGAGGTTTAACGAATATGTGGAAGTAACAGATGCTCAAGACTATGACCGGCGAGCAGATAAGCCATGGACGAAGCTAACACCGGCTGACAAGGTAGCAGGGAGTGTCCTGTCCCCAGGTGTAGGGAGGGGAGCTAGATCAGGGTGTCCCATGCAAAAGAGCATAAGCCGAGGAGATTTGCTCTGTTCCTTTTGCTTCACTTCCTCATCTTTCCCTCTGCCACCCCACCAGGCGCCACCAGTGTCCCTTCACCCATGTGTGCTGGacccagccctgctttcctgcccCCTCCGCGGTGACATGGAGCCTGAGTCGGCATGGTCTGCACACCAGCGTGGCCTCTGCCTCGCCTTCTGAGTGATAGAAGCAAGGTGCAGGGCGTTGGTCAGAGGAGCGCTGTTCCTTGCAGGCTGGGGCAGGACTAGGCAAGAAGCTGGCAGGGAAACCATCTGTTCTTGTCCTCCCTGGCCACCTGAGGGGACTGCCCAGCCCTCAGTGTGGAGGAGGTGGGGCAGATTAAAC
This window contains:
- the PHACTR4 gene encoding phosphatase and actin regulator 4 isoform X5, yielding MEENTAEEVDHPPADAGMGVDVLESGDTTPPTKRKSKFSSFGKIFKPWKWRKKKSSDKFKETSEDGEEPDKLNPPALKNGHTVPIGGPGVCNLASQEEEATKPPSLRKPAPAEEPKKRQGSSSSHSGPELEPPQEPYVPRQPLLPPKRPPSTSQETNEVQAKDPTPASSTAKTAPSTTVPVAAKTVNSTAAPSPAPRTLPPALASANTTAPTSTTSTAPAKQPPVPPPKPVNRNSNSVIAELSQAMNSGTGLSKPSPPLPPKRGLLPNTTSEAAITSKPPNDRTVTANRPTLIPMHMTSAYPPPSPSPPLPTHIPPEPPRMPLPASTPVLDPPRSLDLPKETPPPEDFRSLEVSKRTAEQGFSEPHVLPRLPQIPLHIRIQQALASPLPVTPPADGSHRAHSLLFENDGFGEDNGTLGRTRSLPVTIEMLKVPDDEEEEEDDQEEEQNSGPRVYIGDVPSVTVIPKLVPQVLPEEQEGDEGMSDSDSEGPILYRDDEDEEEDESHNSTLANKVKRKDTLAIKLGNTTAPQEEKIVFPRKSKEEWNEIRHQIGTTLIRRLSQRPTAEELEQRNILQPKNEADRQAEKREIKRRLTRKLSQRPTVAELQARKILRFNEYVEVTDAQDYDRRADKPWTKLTPADKAAIRKELNEFKSCEMEVHEDSKQFTRYHRP
- the PHACTR4 gene encoding phosphatase and actin regulator 4 isoform X2; the protein is MEENTAEEVDHPPADAGMGVDVLESGDTTPPTKRKSKFSSFGKIFKPWKWRKKKSSDKFKETSEVLERKISMRKPREELVKRGVLLEDPEQDGEEPDKLNPPALKNGHTVPIGGPGVCNLASQEEEATKPPSLRKPAPAEEPKKRQGSSSSHSGPELEPPQEPYVPRQPLLPPKRPPSTSQETNEVQAKDPTPASSTAKTAPSTTVPVAAKTVNSTAAPSPAPRTLPPALASANTTAPTSTTSTAPAKQPPVPPPKPVNRNSNSVIAELSQAMNSGTGLSKPSPPLPPKRGLLPNTTSEAAITSKPPNDRTVTANRPTLIPMHMTSAYPPPSPSPPLPTHIPPEPPRMPLPASTPVLDPPRSLDLPKETPPPEDFRSLEVSKRTAEQGFSEPHVLPRLPQIPLHIRIQQALASPLPVTPPADGSHRAHSLLFENDGFGEDNGTLGRTRSLPVTIEMLKVPDDEEEEEDDQEEEQNSGPRVYIGDVPSVTVIPKLVPQVLPEEQEGDEGMSDSDSEGPILYRDDEDEEEDESHNSTLANKVKRKDTLAIKLGNTTAPQEEKIVFPRKSKEEWNEIRHQIGTTLIRRLSQRPTAEELEQRNILQPKNEADRQAEKREIKRRLTRKLSQRPTVAELQARKILRFNEYVEVTDAQDYDRRADKPWTKLTPADKAAIRKELNEFKSCEMEVHEDSKQFTRYHRP
- the PHACTR4 gene encoding phosphatase and actin regulator 4 isoform X3; translated protein: MGVDVLESGDTTPPTKRKSKFSSFGKIFKPWKWRKKKSSDKFKETSEVLERKISMRKPREELVKRGVLLEDPEQDGEEPDKLNPPALKNGHTVPIGGPGVCNLASQEEEATKPPSLRKPAPAEEPKKRQGSSSSHSGPELEPPQEPYVPRQPLLPPKRPPSTSQETNEVQAKDPTPASSTAKTAPSTTVPVAAKTVNSTAAPSPAPRTLPPALASANTTAPTSTTSTAPAKQPPVPPPKPVNRNSNSVIAELSQAMNSGTGLSKPSPPLPPKRGLLPNTTSEAAITSKPPNDRTVTANRPTLIPMHMTSAYPPPSPSPPLPTHIPPEPPRMPLPASTPVLDPPRSLDLPKETPPPEDFRSLEVSKRTAEQGFSEPHVLPRLPQIPLHIRIQQALASPLPVTPPADGSHRAHSLLFENDGFGEDNGTLGRTRSLPVTIEMLKVPDDEEEEEDDQEEEQNSGPRVYIGDVPSVTVIPKLVPQVLPEEQEGDEGMSDSDSEGPILYRDDEDEEEDESHNSTLANKVKRKDTLAIKLGNTTAPQEEKIVFPRKSKEEWNEIRHQIGTTLIRRLSQRPTAEELEQRNILQPKNEADRQAEKREIKRRLTRKLSQRPTVAELQARKILRFNEYVEVTDAQDYDRRADKPWTKLTPADKAAIRKELNEFKSCEMEVHEDSKQFTRYHRP
- the PHACTR4 gene encoding phosphatase and actin regulator 4 isoform X1, with protein sequence MGQPHFSRPVNPAAFAEEVDHPPADAGMGVDVLESGDTTPPTKRKSKFSSFGKIFKPWKWRKKKSSDKFKETSEVLERKISMRKPREELVKRGVLLEDPEQDGEEPDKLNPPALKNGHTVPIGGPGVCNLASQEEEATKPPSLRKPAPAEEPKKRQGSSSSHSGPELEPPQEPYVPRQPLLPPKRPPSTSQETNEVQAKDPTPASSTAKTAPSTTVPVAAKTVNSTAAPSPAPRTLPPALASANTTAPTSTTSTAPAKQPPVPPPKPVNRNSNSVIAELSQAMNSGTGLSKPSPPLPPKRGLLPNTTSEAAITSKPPNDRTVTANRPTLIPMHMTSAYPPPSPSPPLPTHIPPEPPRMPLPASTPVLDPPRSLDLPKETPPPEDFRSLEVSKRTAEQGFSEPHVLPRLPQIPLHIRIQQALASPLPVTPPADGSHRAHSLLFENDGFGEDNGTLGRTRSLPVTIEMLKVPDDEEEEEDDQEEEQNSGPRVYIGDVPSVTVIPKLVPQVLPEEQEGDEGMSDSDSEGPILYRDDEDEEEDESHNSTLANKVKRKDTLAIKLGNTTAPQEEKIVFPRKSKEEWNEIRHQIGTTLIRRLSQRPTAEELEQRNILQPKNEADRQAEKREIKRRLTRKLSQRPTVAELQARKILRFNEYVEVTDAQDYDRRADKPWTKLTPADKAAIRKELNEFKSCEMEVHEDSKQFTRYHRP
- the PHACTR4 gene encoding phosphatase and actin regulator 4 isoform X4: MGQPHFSRPVNPAAFAEEVDHPPADAGMGVDVLESGDTTPPTKRKSKFSSFGKIFKPWKWRKKKSSDKFKETSEDGEEPDKLNPPALKNGHTVPIGGPGVCNLASQEEEATKPPSLRKPAPAEEPKKRQGSSSSHSGPELEPPQEPYVPRQPLLPPKRPPSTSQETNEVQAKDPTPASSTAKTAPSTTVPVAAKTVNSTAAPSPAPRTLPPALASANTTAPTSTTSTAPAKQPPVPPPKPVNRNSNSVIAELSQAMNSGTGLSKPSPPLPPKRGLLPNTTSEAAITSKPPNDRTVTANRPTLIPMHMTSAYPPPSPSPPLPTHIPPEPPRMPLPASTPVLDPPRSLDLPKETPPPEDFRSLEVSKRTAEQGFSEPHVLPRLPQIPLHIRIQQALASPLPVTPPADGSHRAHSLLFENDGFGEDNGTLGRTRSLPVTIEMLKVPDDEEEEEDDQEEEQNSGPRVYIGDVPSVTVIPKLVPQVLPEEQEGDEGMSDSDSEGPILYRDDEDEEEDESHNSTLANKVKRKDTLAIKLGNTTAPQEEKIVFPRKSKEEWNEIRHQIGTTLIRRLSQRPTAEELEQRNILQPKNEADRQAEKREIKRRLTRKLSQRPTVAELQARKILRFNEYVEVTDAQDYDRRADKPWTKLTPADKAAIRKELNEFKSCEMEVHEDSKQFTRYHRP